In the Terriglobales bacterium genome, TGACAATCAAAAGGGAATCCTTCGGCGCGGCTCCTTCGCCTCGGCTCAGGACAGGTTCCGCCGCGCCCCAACAAAGCCAGCGACTAGCGACCAGCGACTAGCGACCGCTACAATCTCCCGATGGCCGACGATCTGCTCCGCTACCGCTCCCACTTCCCCATCCTGGAGCGCACCACCTACCTGATCAGCAACTCGCTGGGCGCCATGCCGCGCGGCGTGTACGACGCTATGAAGGACTATGCCGACGGCTGGAACCATCGCGGGGTCCGCGCCTGGGAGGAGGCCTGGTGGATGCTGGCGGTCGAGGTCGGGAACCAGCTCGGGGGCATCGTCAACGCGGCGAAGGATTCCGTCTCGGTGCATCAGAACGTGACCACCACGGAGGCCATCGTCGCCTCCTGTTTCGACTTCAGCGGCAAGCGCAACAAGGTGGTGTACGACGACCTGAATTTCCCCTCCATCATGTACTTCTGGGAGGCGCAGCGGACGCGGGGCGCCCGGGTGCAGGTGGTCAAGACCGACGACGGCGTGCACGTGCCGCTGGAGCGCCTGCTCGATGCCATCGACGAGGAGACGCTGCTGGTGCCCATCTCGCACGTCATCTTCCGCAGCTCGTACCTGCAGGACGCTCCGGCGATCATCGAGAAAGCGCACAAGGTCGGGGCCATGGTGCTGCTCGACGTGTTCCAGTCCGCCGGCTCGGTCCCCATCGACGTGCAGGCGCTGAACACCGACTTCGCCACCGGCGGCGTGCTCAAGTGGCTGTGCGGCGGACCCGGTGTCGGCTACCTCTACGTGCGCCCCGACCTGGGGAAGAAGCTGGAGCCCAAGCTGACCGGATGGTTCGCCCACAAAGACTCATTCGCCTTCGCGCCTGCGCCCATCGTGTACGCCGACCCTCCCTTCCGCTTCATGAACGGCACCACCCATATTCCGGCGCTATACGCCTGCCGTCCGGGGCTGAAGATCATCCGCGAGGCCGGGGTGGAGCGCATCCGCGAAAAATCGCAGCGGCAGACCACGAAGCTGATGCAGATGGCCGAGCAGCGCGGCTGGCGGGTAAACACCCCGCGCGATCCCGCGCGGCGCGGCGGCACCGTGTCCATCGACATGCCCAACGCCCCGGAGGTCTGCAAGGAACTGCTCAAGCGCGACATCCTGGTGGACTATCGCCCCAAGGCCGGCGTCCGCATGGCGCCGCACTTCTACACCGCGGATGAGGAGATCGATCGCGCCATCGCTGCGGTGGAGGAGATCCTGGCCGACATGGGCGTGGCCACCCGCTAAGCTTTTTCGCTACTTGAAAAGCGGACGTTTCTGAATATGATTCCGCCAAACCCCGGCTCCCTGTGCTGCCCCTGGCTCATGCCGCGCTGTGGCTGTCCTCGTCCAGTGACGAGGGCAAGACCGTCCTTTATGCTGCGATCGGATTTGTGGTCGGGATCTTTCTCTTCATCCGCGGCTTCCGCATGCTGCAGCGAAAGCGCCTGATCCTGGACACCCCGACCGCGAAAGTGCGCAGCGCCGCCATCGGGCTGGTGGAACTGACCGGGCTGGCGGTCGGGCCCGACACCATCACGTCGCCCATCACCCAGCGCCCCTGCTTCTACTACCGAACTGCGGTGTGGAAGGAGGAGGGCTCGGGCAAGAACCGCCATTGGGCGCAGAAGATCGACGAGCGCTTCCACGTCCCGTTCTTCCTGAAGGACGAGACCGGGCTGGTGTTGGTGAACCCGCACGGGGCGGAACTGGACATCCATTGCGATTTCAAGGCGGAGTACAGCCGCTCGATGTTCTCCAGCGCCGGCGTGCCCCCGCGGGTGGCGGAATTCGCCGGACGCAACGGGGTCGCCCTTGACGACAACGTGCGCGTCGAGGAGTACTGCCTGAAACCGCGCAACGCCCTCTACATCCTGGGAACGCTGGCCACCAACGCCGGGCTGGCGCCGGATCCAACGCCGGTGCCGACCTTGCTCCCCTCCGCCAATGTGTCCAGCCTGGACTTCGGCGGCGGGCGGGTGGGGCTGGCGTCGTCGTTGATGAACCTCGCCAACCTGAGGATCAACGTCAACGTGCAGGCCAGGCCCACCTTCGCGGCGCCGGGCCCGGTCCCGCTCACGGACTTCGATCGCAAGATGGCGGCGCGCCGTGCCGCCCAGGCGCCTACCGAGCCGGCACCGCCTCCAGCGAAATACGATCCCGCCGATCCCCGGGCCGCCCGCTCGGCGGCGATCCTGGCGGCTGCCGATCCGGCGGCCGCGGCCGCCGTGGCCACCGTCGCCGGGACTTCACTGCCCCAGGCGATCGCTCAGAC is a window encoding:
- a CDS encoding aminotransferase class V-fold PLP-dependent enzyme; translated protein: MADDLLRYRSHFPILERTTYLISNSLGAMPRGVYDAMKDYADGWNHRGVRAWEEAWWMLAVEVGNQLGGIVNAAKDSVSVHQNVTTTEAIVASCFDFSGKRNKVVYDDLNFPSIMYFWEAQRTRGARVQVVKTDDGVHVPLERLLDAIDEETLLVPISHVIFRSSYLQDAPAIIEKAHKVGAMVLLDVFQSAGSVPIDVQALNTDFATGGVLKWLCGGPGVGYLYVRPDLGKKLEPKLTGWFAHKDSFAFAPAPIVYADPPFRFMNGTTHIPALYACRPGLKIIREAGVERIREKSQRQTTKLMQMAEQRGWRVNTPRDPARRGGTVSIDMPNAPEVCKELLKRDILVDYRPKAGVRMAPHFYTADEEIDRAIAAVEEILADMGVATR